One genomic region from Candidatus Hydrogenedentota bacterium encodes:
- the cas1 gene encoding CRISPR-associated endonuclease Cas1: protein MGESFWPARNVAEYIYCPRLFYYMQVEGIQLPSQDTEKGLAVHRRVDQPSTGPAAGAAEEEDPGRPAVLRSLVLSSRHLQLTATLDLTEIDGKYAVPIEYRKGRPKRFFAKPPQTEEEEDDFNRAAQAPQPWPIDRVQVGLQALLLEEAGYTVVKAVLYYSSEKLKLTIPVDDALKAEALEALQQAKDCAAGERPLPLVNDPRCPRCSLQPLCLPDEINYQRTPKPGDELTPRKIWPPRDDGIHVVAQQEGVKIGIRGMELRVTDRTGAVVRTIPLANIESLSLLGPVQLTTQALHALANMNIPIAYLSAAGRLLAIIDPLDSVSAAIRRAQVRQFDCAEKCLELTRALITAKIANQRTLLLRNHKGLPENVADELAKEAKSAAAAASIESIRGHEGQAAALYFKHFSGMFKGKVAEEFDNNGRQRRPPPDPINACLSFAYTMLTHECTAALRTARLEPAIGGFHVSKPGRPAFALDLMEPFRPLIADSIAVTCFNKGELTEGHFMRTVSGCAFTDAGRRSFFNALGRRMDTEITHPLFEYRLSYRRMIILHARMIAAWLAEEIPSLAFLTTR, encoded by the coding sequence ATGGGTGAGAGTTTTTGGCCCGCAAGAAATGTGGCGGAGTATATCTACTGCCCAAGACTGTTTTATTACATGCAAGTGGAGGGCATTCAACTCCCCAGCCAAGATACGGAGAAGGGCTTGGCCGTTCACCGCCGTGTTGATCAGCCAAGTACCGGCCCAGCGGCGGGCGCTGCGGAAGAAGAAGATCCGGGGCGGCCCGCCGTTTTACGCAGCCTCGTCCTGTCGAGCCGCCACTTACAATTGACGGCAACCTTGGATTTGACCGAAATCGATGGGAAATATGCCGTACCCATTGAGTACCGGAAGGGGCGTCCTAAACGCTTCTTTGCAAAGCCGCCGCAGACGGAGGAGGAGGAAGACGATTTCAACCGAGCCGCCCAGGCGCCGCAGCCCTGGCCCATTGATCGTGTCCAAGTGGGGCTTCAGGCGCTGCTCCTCGAAGAGGCAGGCTATACGGTGGTCAAAGCGGTGCTCTATTACAGCAGCGAAAAATTAAAGCTCACCATTCCGGTCGATGATGCCTTGAAAGCAGAAGCTTTAGAAGCCCTTCAACAGGCAAAAGACTGCGCGGCGGGGGAGCGGCCTCTGCCCCTTGTCAATGATCCCCGCTGTCCCCGCTGTTCCTTGCAGCCCCTGTGCCTGCCCGACGAAATCAATTACCAGCGAACGCCCAAGCCCGGCGATGAATTGACACCACGCAAAATATGGCCGCCCCGCGATGATGGAATTCATGTGGTGGCGCAGCAGGAAGGCGTGAAGATCGGCATACGGGGCATGGAACTGCGCGTGACCGACAGAACAGGAGCCGTAGTCCGTACCATTCCTCTTGCCAACATTGAAAGTCTGTCCTTGCTCGGTCCCGTGCAGCTGACCACGCAGGCCCTTCACGCATTGGCGAACATGAACATACCCATTGCCTATTTGTCGGCTGCAGGACGATTGCTCGCCATCATTGATCCCCTCGATTCGGTCAGTGCCGCCATACGCCGCGCCCAAGTACGCCAATTTGATTGTGCCGAAAAGTGCCTCGAATTGACGCGTGCCCTCATTACCGCCAAGATTGCCAACCAGCGAACCCTCTTGCTGCGCAATCACAAAGGCTTGCCTGAAAATGTTGCCGATGAACTCGCCAAAGAAGCGAAGAGCGCAGCAGCCGCAGCATCGATTGAATCCATACGGGGACATGAAGGTCAGGCAGCCGCCCTCTATTTTAAACACTTTTCAGGAATGTTTAAAGGAAAGGTCGCCGAAGAATTTGATAACAACGGCAGACAGCGGCGGCCGCCGCCCGACCCCATCAATGCCTGCTTGTCCTTCGCCTATACCATGTTGACCCATGAATGCACGGCGGCACTGCGCACCGCACGATTAGAACCCGCTATTGGAGGATTTCATGTATCAAAACCCGGAAGACCTGCCTTTGCACTGGATCTCATGGAACCCTTTCGACCCCTCATAGCCGATTCTATTGCCGTCACCTGCTTCAACAAAGGGGAACTTACCGAAGGTCATTTTATGAGGACAGTATCGGGATGCGCCTTCACCGACGCAGGACGAAGAAGCTTCTTCAATGCGTTGGGTCGGCGAATGGATACGGAGATTACCCATCCCCTCTTTGAATATCGCCTGAGTTATAGGCGCATGATTATTTTACACGCACGCATGATTGCCGCATGGCTCGCCGAAGAAATACCCTCATTAGCCTTTCTCACTACACGATAA
- the cas2 gene encoding CRISPR-associated endonuclease Cas2: protein MRRCYLVGYDIRDPKRLRRVHRILRGYGEAWQYSIFFCVLKDIDRVRLQTDLEGEMNLKEDQTLFIDLGPNEKEARKNVTVIGQALPQYESGFVVI, encoded by the coding sequence ATGCGCAGATGTTATCTCGTAGGATACGACATTAGAGATCCCAAAAGACTCAGAAGAGTACACCGAATACTCAGAGGCTATGGAGAAGCGTGGCAATATTCCATATTCTTTTGTGTCCTCAAAGATATTGACCGGGTACGACTGCAAACAGATCTCGAGGGAGAAATGAATTTGAAAGAAGATCAGACCCTATTCATTGACCTCGGACCAAACGAGAAAGAGGCACGCAAAAATGTCACAGTCATCGGACAGGCATTGCCCCAATACGAATCGGGTTTCGTTGTGATTTGA